The Kordia sp. SMS9 genome window below encodes:
- a CDS encoding sensor histidine kinase KdpD, translating into MKNKITILIIASIATLLALSGIQAYLVENAYQLKKRAFIKETDDAISDIDNHPELDSLVDILGEELQIHLSDYKNGRISKAEVTRKLQTSGDSVNTFYMERYRKELETINLGYEIRYQRQLSSIILFDGQETDSIFPYATKKHVTILGDDFNNENSSVIKSSRTYTEFAYVAQENDSVFTKSLDLELKMRDVILIVDWQSIVFRRMGILLVFSVLLMLFVVGLLYYSIKNLIKQKKITEVKTDFINNITHELKTPLATLGVASKSLKNKEIRNSAEAFDHTLNIVDRQNTRLQKLIDQVLTNSLSANDIVLSKDSVIDNAYFEDLIADFQLSTQQRNLTIINNVCREEVLLRIDTFHFTTALFNILENAVKYGNPHTEIIIETLLKGNEYCIQITDNGVGIATEDQAQIFDKFYRVSHGNVHNVKGLGLGLYYTSQIVNAHDGTITVKSELSTGTTFTILIPIN; encoded by the coding sequence ATGAAAAACAAAATCACCATATTAATCATCGCGTCTATTGCTACGTTACTGGCGCTTTCTGGCATTCAAGCCTATTTGGTAGAAAACGCGTATCAGCTCAAAAAGCGTGCATTTATCAAAGAAACAGACGATGCAATTTCAGATATTGACAACCATCCTGAATTGGATTCATTGGTTGATATTTTAGGAGAAGAGTTGCAAATTCACTTGAGCGATTACAAAAATGGGCGTATCAGCAAAGCTGAGGTAACTCGTAAGCTTCAAACAAGCGGTGATAGTGTGAACACTTTCTACATGGAACGTTACCGGAAAGAATTGGAAACCATTAATTTAGGCTACGAAATTCGCTATCAGCGACAACTTTCAAGCATTATATTATTTGATGGACAAGAAACAGACAGTATTTTTCCGTATGCAACGAAAAAACATGTGACGATTTTAGGGGATGATTTTAACAATGAAAATTCGAGTGTCATCAAAAGTTCACGAACGTATACGGAGTTTGCGTATGTAGCGCAAGAAAACGATAGCGTGTTTACAAAATCACTCGATTTAGAATTAAAAATGCGCGATGTCATTTTAATTGTCGATTGGCAAAGTATCGTATTCCGCCGTATGGGAATCTTGCTTGTATTTTCAGTGTTGCTAATGTTGTTTGTGGTGGGATTGCTCTATTATTCGATTAAAAATTTAATCAAACAGAAAAAAATTACAGAAGTAAAAACCGATTTCATCAACAATATTACACACGAATTAAAAACGCCGTTGGCAACCTTAGGTGTCGCTTCCAAAAGCTTAAAAAACAAGGAAATTCGCAATTCTGCGGAAGCGTTCGATCACACCTTAAATATTGTAGACAGACAAAATACGCGCTTGCAAAAACTCATCGATCAAGTATTAACGAACAGTCTCAGTGCCAACGACATTGTATTATCGAAAGATTCCGTGATAGACAACGCGTATTTTGAAGATTTAATTGCAGATTTTCAACTGTCTACACAACAACGTAATTTAACGATTATAAACAATGTATGCAGAGAAGAAGTATTATTGCGAATAGACACATTTCACTTTACCACGGCACTTTTCAATATTTTAGAAAACGCGGTGAAATATGGAAATCCTCATACAGAAATTATCATTGAAACCTTGCTAAAAGGCAACGAATATTGCATTCAAATTACGGATAATGGCGTGGGAATTGCAACAGAAGATCAAGCACAAATATTTGACAAATTTTACCGCGTAAGTCACGGAAATGTACACAATGTCAAAGGTTTGGGACTTGGATTGTATTACACAAGTCAAATCGTAAATGCACACGACGGCACTATTACTGTAAAGAGCGAATTGTCAACAGGAACCACTTTTACCATCTTAATACCAATTAACTAA
- a CDS encoding response regulator transcription factor has translation MQKTNILLAEDDYDFGSILKQYLMIHNFNVTWATDGEEALTLFTSDKHQEENAFDICVFDVMMPKLDGFSLAEKVIQHNPEIPFIFLTAKKMKEDKIRGLKLGADDYIVKPFEADILVLRLQNILKRTQKQRISSKNEQQYAIGKYVFDSVNYQLKFNGETQRITEKEAQLIQYFYDHKNQLIKREDVLEHVWGNDDFFSGRSMDVFISRLRKYFKKDAAIAIESTRGVGLTFKIVTD, from the coding sequence ATGCAAAAAACCAACATTTTACTCGCAGAAGACGATTATGATTTTGGAAGTATTTTAAAACAATACTTAATGATTCACAATTTTAATGTGACTTGGGCAACCGATGGAGAAGAAGCATTGACGCTTTTTACTTCAGATAAACATCAAGAAGAAAATGCCTTTGATATTTGCGTATTTGATGTGATGATGCCAAAATTGGACGGTTTTTCATTAGCAGAAAAAGTGATTCAACACAACCCAGAAATTCCCTTTATCTTTTTGACAGCCAAGAAGATGAAAGAAGATAAAATACGAGGATTAAAACTCGGAGCCGACGATTATATCGTCAAACCATTTGAAGCTGATATTTTGGTATTACGCTTGCAAAACATACTGAAACGAACGCAAAAACAGCGAATTTCATCAAAAAACGAACAGCAATACGCAATTGGAAAGTATGTATTTGACAGCGTAAATTATCAATTGAAATTCAATGGAGAAACCCAACGAATTACTGAAAAAGAAGCGCAACTCATTCAGTATTTCTACGATCACAAAAACCAACTCATCAAACGAGAAGACGTTCTTGAACATGTGTGGGGAAATGACGATTTCTTTTCTGGAAGAAGCATGGATGTATTCATCAGCCGACTTCGGAAATACTTTAAAAAAGATGCAGCCATCGCTATTGAAAGTACGCGTGGTGTCGGATTGACT